DNA sequence from the Shewanella piezotolerans WP3 genome:
TATATTGAGAAACAAAATTTTTAAATTCTGCTTCACTTAAATCATATCCCTGCATTAATTCTGGTAATTTAGCCCAGTTTGTAAAACTGGGTCTACCTTTTATAGTGTCCTTAGAAAAAGACCTAAACCACTTTTGAATCCTGGTACCATCACGAATTGCACTACTTGATGAGTTTTCAGAATTGTCTCTATTCTTAATTTGGAGTGCAATCCATTCGTTTTTCTCGTTTCTACCCAAGAAGTCAATTGCTTTTACAAACTCTCCACAACACCAGCTCCAATGACTATCACGTAATTTAGAATCCAAATATCGCTCAAGTAAATTGCCTACACAATTTTCAGAGCACATTGCATGTTGATGCTCAAGTTTAATTTGTTCACATTGCGCAGTTGTATACCCATACGCTTTTTCCATAATAACTGACACCATTTCATCCGGAACAGTACTCGGCTCTACCGGAAAATCAGACCTTCGATACCCTTCGAAATACCTATTTGCAAGAGTACTAAGCCCAGAATCAGTTTCGACGCTCGGCTTAACAGGATTATCTTTATTCGTTCTCCAAGATAGTTCATCTGGAAAATCAGAAAGAAATGAACAAACTTCTACAAATGAAGGAATCAGGCTCCTTTCATCATCATTACGACAAATATTGGCAGCGATTTCTTCTGCCTTTTTTCTATTAAAACTCAAAATACTTCCTTACTAAATTAGCGAGCAATACCAGAATAGAGCCCTAACATTTGTATACACGCCTTGCGCGTTTACCAGGTTAGAACAGTCAAAGTGTATGCACTTAAATGTCTGATTTATAATAATTTTCAACGGTTAGTTCAAATGCACCTTCTGGAAAAACGAGAATGGACACTTTGTTTGCCTCGTATCTCCTGCAAACGAGCAAGCGCGTTTTTAGTTACTTGAATTTACTATTCTTTTTATTTTAGCTCAATAGCAAACCGCGAACTGATTGCGCATAATTTGGTGATTATCCGCACAAAACCAATAATACTGTATAAAAACATAAACACTGCTCTTTCCGACTGATGAGAAAAAATATTGCAAAGAGGTTATTGCTGTATTGGACTAATTGCTGGCGTAAACTCATTTTGGGGCAAAACCTAGTTACGAAACTCGCAGGAAACAGCTATTCCCCATAGGGGTTGCCGAAGTATGTTGAAGACTCTTTATAAGCCAAAGTCCGCAGTGCTCACACGGTCTTTCTCGTGCATCCGTGCACTTCAAGACATTCAGGCATCCAGCCTATCAGATGTGGGCATAGCTTTCGCGGGACAGGCCGTTCTTTGGCATCTGACCTATATGGATATGGGAAATGTCTATATGATGTCGGGAACATCATTGACCATGCCATCACGGCATTCGTAAATCCATTTACATCAGATGTCCCATCGGAAGCGTTAGGCTATTTTGAATAAGTACGAGGAAGACAACTTCGTTAGGGGCGCTGAGGGATAGACTCTTATGAAATCAAGAGCTGGGCGCAAGCGCTTTGCCCCTTGGCTCGACTCTCTGTTACAAGAATGGGCGAAGCGCCACGACTTTTATTTTTATAGAAATGAAAGCGTAGCTTGATAAAACTAATAGAGGGCTAACTCACTTTGCCGCAAAAGAAAGTCAGTATTTATCTAACGTGATCCCGCCGTTCTCATAGCAGCAAGCCTGCTGGTAAAAGCCCAACCTTGAACAAGCCTAGCAACCATTTTTAGCTGAACCTAAGCTGAACACCTGTCAGATTGCTACATAAGATGCGAGTTTCAGCAGCATGCTTTTGATAGAGTGAGATCAATTGTAAAAGGTAACGGGAAGTATTATGCCAAAGCGTTCAAAAGCTGAAACTAAGCACACTATCGAGCAGATCTTAATTGAAGCGCAGAAGCAGATCTTAGAAATGGGCTATGACGTTATGTCTTACTCAAGTTTGTCTGAAGCAACAGGGATCAGCCGCACCGGTATAAGTCATCACTTCCCTCATAAGTCAGATTTCTTAACCCAGCTCGAGCCTAAATTTGCAAGTTTACTTATGGAACACTTAGATTTTAGTTGCCGTGATGCGTTACGAACCTCTTGGCTTCGTGCGTTAGAGTCGCCAACATTTAGCGGCATCGTGAAGCTGTTTTTCTCTATCTGCGGTTCTAGTCAATTGGATTCAGCGCAATATAAAACATTAGGTTCGCTTAATGCTAAGGCATCTGCTGAGCTCGGTGAGCATGGTTCATCAATGATTGATACGCTACTGGGGCGTAGTGCTGTGTTGTTGTTTAGTCAGAAGCAGCTTGTGTAGGGGGCAAAGTAACGCTATTTTTGCTCTCTTAGTATGATACTTGGATTAAAGTTAATCTCACCTTCATCATCAATTGTTGCGAGTTTATTGTCCTGGCTGGCAACAGCTGTGCTGCAATTATTCGCGTTACGAACAAACAATAACTGGTAGCCCAATTTTGCTAATGTATAAAAGGCAAATCGCTGAGCATTAGTGAGTTTTATCCAGTGGCTATTAGTATCCATTAGCGTCTCTTTTCTGTTTTCGATAAAAGGCGACGTTAGCTTCATAGCTGCTGTGTGTAGCATTTAAATTCACTTATATTGACTAAAATTTCGATGGCCAATGGTGATGTATAAATGAACGATAAGCAAGTGAATTTTTCGTTTTAGTTGATGGTTGGATCAGTCGCTATCTCTTTATATATTAATTATAAATCTTGTTTAGCACTGTCTCTAAAAAACACTAACAGGTTATAGCGAGCAAAGTTGTTTTTGTATATGCTTGCGGCGTTCTAGATTTTAAGAGTTGTGAATTAAATATTCAGCATCAAGGAGTAATGCACGAAATGGATGTCAAACCTCAGGTCAGCGCTGCTGCAGAACCTATCAAACGTTTCCCCAAACTTGATAATCAAGAGTTAGTTAAAACCAGTTTTTGGAT
Encoded proteins:
- a CDS encoding TetR family transcriptional regulator, with translation MPKRSKAETKHTIEQILIEAQKQILEMGYDVMSYSSLSEATGISRTGISHHFPHKSDFLTQLEPKFASLLMEHLDFSCRDALRTSWLRALESPTFSGIVKLFFSICGSSQLDSAQYKTLGSLNAKASAELGEHGSSMIDTLLGRSAVLLFSQKQLV
- a CDS encoding SinI family restriction endonuclease gives rise to the protein MSFNRKKAEEIAANICRNDDERSLIPSFVEVCSFLSDFPDELSWRTNKDNPVKPSVETDSGLSTLANRYFEGYRRSDFPVEPSTVPDEMVSVIMEKAYGYTTAQCEQIKLEHQHAMCSENCVGNLLERYLDSKLRDSHWSWCCGEFVKAIDFLGRNEKNEWIALQIKNRDNSENSSSSAIRDGTRIQKWFRSFSKDTIKGRPSFTNWAKLPELMQGYDLSEAEFKNFVSQYITAEKAKR